A single Lolium perenne isolate Kyuss_39 chromosome 6, Kyuss_2.0, whole genome shotgun sequence DNA region contains:
- the LOC139831937 gene encoding uncharacterized protein: protein MASPSGSWRGSYMREDDIERLVRLRRIPQSVVTRVPGEETEPAPEPGERVVFGAHLDRGLGLPASTFFRQFLDNFGLQPHHLPANACVLLSCFVAFMEAYAGLWPDIDFWSRLFYLKAQTTDGHLRACGAASIYTRPGTPFPKIPTVDSVKNWQMSFFYVRNEGQLVDRINLPEFNPAPPVGRINWSYNARSTDPDAEVNLLWDLLATAVDNGLTAEDLLCTIAERRVLPLQMRTHKIGHMSGRFDPNRTSKAVLTKAQVASRVNNITKANLSEDWNYGLAPHDRDHPPERVSLVSLPISGLRLRGRLPFSSADFRLVICSCFFCLSSSLSARTPRTATWRRGGGRRITSIRLTKPATRPATMTCCRRLI, encoded by the coding sequence ATGGCGtctcccagcggatcgtggaggggctcgtatatgcgggaggatgacatcgaacgactggtgcgcctccggcggatcccgcagtcggtggtcacgcgggtgcccggcgaggagacggagcccgcgccggagcccggcgagcgcgtcgtcttcggcgcgcacctcgatcgcgggctgggcctgccggcttcgacattcttccggcagttcctcgacaactttggcctgcagccgcaccacctgccggccaacgcgtgcgtcctcctgagctgcttcgtagcgttcatggaggcttacgccggcttgtggcccgacatcgacttttggagccggctcttctacttgaaggcgcaaaccaccgacggccacctgcgagcctgcggcgccgcctcgatctacactcggcccggtacgcctttccccaaaatccccaccgttgactcggtgaagaactggcaaatgtcgttcttctatgtgcgcaacgaggggcagctcgtcgaccggatcaacttgccggagttcaacccggcccctccagtcggccggatcaactggagctataacgcccgctcgacggatccggacgctgaggtgaaccTGCTCTGGGACCTCCTGGCGACAGCCGTTGACAATGGGCTGACAGCCgaagacctcctctgcaccatcgccgagcgccgggtgctgccgctccagatgcgcacccacaaaatcgggcacatgtccggccggttcgatccgaaccggacgtccaaggcggtgctcaccaaggcccaggtggccagccgggtgaataacatcaccaaggcgaacctgtcggaagactggaactacgggctggcgccccacgacagggaccatcCGCCGGAGCGGGTAAGCCTCGTGTCTTTGCcaatttccggcttgcggctgcgaggccgacttcctttttcttctgccgacttccggcttgttatttgctcatgctttttctgtctttctagctctttgagcgccagaacgccgaggacggcgacctggcgacgaggaggtggacgccggatcacgtcgatccggctgaccaagccggcgaccaggccggcgacgatgacctgctgcaggcgcctgatctag